From Platichthys flesus chromosome 19, fPlaFle2.1, whole genome shotgun sequence:
ATCCGTAGATTTACCCTGGTTTTCTCCAGTAGTCGAATCACTTTGAGTGCAAatgagcgtgcatgtgtgtgacaaCCACCTCTGAAAACACTGTTGTCTGTGCTTCCACAGAAACTATGCAACAAACAAACTTTGTTTGGTTTcccaatttatttatttttttacttcctggtgccacttttccctctttcctcctccaatCTTCACACAAACTTTACGTTATCTTATGGAGGCTGGATCTAAATAAAAAGTGCAATATATAAAAAGACTATATAGGACGTGTTCGTGCAGACAGCCTGCATGTCACCATTCAAATCAAAGCAAGAGAAAATGTCTAACTGGGAGGAAGGGGATCTGTGGCCTGGGTTGCAGCCTGagctccttgttttttttaatttattttttccgaGGGAAAtctggtttctgtgtgtttttaagtgaACTGCATCGAATCATTCGCGATGATAACCTTCCATttcttttctgcttctttttttttgttctttcctttccttccctctctcagTGGTCACGGGGGTGAGTGAGAACACACAGCCACAGTCTATGCATAGAACTATCAAGCGCTCCTTCTGTTTCTCCCTGTGAGTCGAACCCATCTTTTCAACtcactgcaccccccccccccccccacccctcttctACTACTGAACtcagtgtgatgtgttgtaTTTTTGATTCGTGACAGAAACCGACAAAACCACCAGCCACGactaagcccccccccccccagcctctgtACCTCCATtgatgtaaaataaaacttgtGCATCCCGGTCCTCCACGActgcaaagcaaaacaaagcatATTCTACCAATGCTTTAACAGTGAATAGTTTATTATGAACATATCTTATTAACGCGTTattctgtgtatgtgtggtgcATCTTATGGGACATGTACTTCTACTGTCTAGAGAGTTTAGTCTGCAGTGTATTTGCTgagtatttaaattattatgaaCAAATGAGTATCTGTAtaaggaaatatttaaaaaaaagttacaaaaaatgtataacacAGTGATGTATATTGACGTGTGCAGGCAGGTTTGATACTGTAGCTCATAGCAGAGAGgggggttgtttgtttttcttgtctttctctctctgtatgtgtgtatgtttgcgtgtgagtgtgtgtgtgtgtagaagaaCAGGGAGACgcagcatgagtgtgtgtgaattcctgcagcagctccagctcctgcgTCTTGTTCAAACTGATGATGTTACTCAGCAGGACGTCTGCGCTTTAATGTCAACACATTAAAAACCTCAGTGTACTGAAACTCTCAGCTTGCTCTCTgaccttcttttttcttcctcttcacgATGTTTGACACCAGAATCTGTTCCTGAGAGCGTATCTGTTATTTATCAGCTTAAAGGAGACATCATGGGATCAaggtttttcattaaaaacatgcacaaactaaatgtttttttaattcagttaaatacatatttacacatattTCCAGTAACCTGGCATGATAGCAAAAGTGAGAAACTAAAGAGGAATTGGTACATTTATAATTCCTTTGAAGACACAGATGATGTAAGGTACTAAATTAAATATGTGGGGTTTGAATTATCAGACAAAACTGAaagataaatgaatgaaattatCAAACATCAAATCATCAATAATTCATTTGCTAGTTTTGGTCCTTACTGTATGCAAGCATCAAACTAATTACCTaatggaaatttaaaaaaaaaatctgaatctgcCAAAGAATGGTACTTTTTAATGAAAGACATTTTAGGTGTAAATAGAAATAGTAAAAAATACAATTGATGTCGACTGAATTCCATTAAGCAGTTTGAGCTTTGTGTTCACAGCAGTTTCACAGAGTAACAATAAGATATAAAAGTGATTAATCATTCAGACACTGTTTCAGTTGCTCAATCAGTTTTATTCAGGAGAAGGGGAGAAATTATTACTcaaggaaagaaaaaccaaaATCAGAAAGCTTCTGTGTGAAGCCGCCCTCAGACAAATCAGTTCTCTGAACAACAATCCTTCATTTCCATCCAATACTCGCTTCAATTTGACTTTAAAAGTGATTAGTTCAGATTCTAACTTACTTCAAATAAATAGAATTTCTTTTCCTAGTCAATCTTTGTATTAAATCACAGCCGGTCAGTAACCACCAACACCCTGGCTCTGTACGTAGACACAGCCCACACTGCCGACAAACccccactcacactcacacacacaccaggcatAATGAATATACAATATGTTACACAGTTACAGTATGTACACTGCCTCTTTTACGGCAAAGACAATAAATGCTTCCTCATTCCTATTTGTTTCAATCACACGGAACATATTTAACAGTGAATCAGAAAGAGTGGGAAGTAACTTTATCTGTAGTAATTTCACCTTTTCATTTACAAGTCCCAGAAACACCActaaaatggatttttttttgtatatatttatataaatatttaccaGCTTGGTCTCAACGCTCCCagaatcaaaaacaaaacaataatgcaTTTTGTGGCAGTTTTccatagaaaaaacaaaaagtgacagaATGCTAAGAAGCGAGGGATTTTAAAATTGAGAGTAAATAAGTAAATCTAGTCAGAAACCAACTGTCAAAGTGATGTGGTTTAGGGTAGACGGCCCCTATTTACCTTAAAttgtcattacattacattttgatcACAATCTGCACTGATCATTTCTGTACTGTTATTTTTAGTTATCAATATTGCGTGTGAAATTTCATATGGTCACAAATTGTTCTCTGCCTCGAAATAAACTCAACAGAGCATGTAAAAAGTCCTACACTCTAATCTACATTTTTGAACTTGGGcctcttatctctctctcaaAGCTGAACGCTCATCGTGTCATCAGGTGAAAGAAACATCAGTCCAGATGTTGGAGTCCTCTGTGAtttctcatttatttaacaCCACAAGGAGATTTACTCGATTATCGATGGACAATGTGATGATATCTTAATATGAATTTTTACTTCTCTCCTTGAGAAAAATGAAACGTTGCTCATGTTCTCAAATTCAGTTTGGTCCCAAAGGTCTGGGAATAACGTCATGACGATCATCATGTTCAATTCGTGTTTACACACCTTGGTCTCACGCATGGGCGCGCTTTCACTTAAATTAAGTTGCTTCGGCCGGAACCCTCAGCGCACAGAGCGACGCATCATAGGATTCCTTGTTTGCTCCGCGGAGGCTCAGTGGTAGAAACTGAGCTGACGGAGAAGCTTTGTACAGTTTTAGTGCAATCGTACTCATATAATCTTATACAGCTCTACACTCACAGAACAACAgacgctgacacacacacacgcacgcacacacacagtccagttGTAAAGGATGTGCATTAATTCATCTTTGATGTGTAGAGATACGAGATTAACGTAACAGAAAAGAACAGGCTCCTAGTAATCATGGTTAGTTTGTTTAGAAACTTAAAGACCCCGTGAAACTGAAGATtaggaataaagatgaaaaataaattagttATGAGCTTTGAGTGATGGAAGTGTGGATTGAGATCGTGATCACAGCATATTCAAAAGTGGATATATGACTGCAAATATAGATTGTAACTCTATACCTCCTGTAACTTCttcaaattaatttttcttcATGGGGTCTTTAGGTTTCACCTCATCCTCTCGCTGAGTCAAAAATAATAACGATGGCGACTTCTCGGTTTAACATCAACGCTACACAAACATATATCAACACATTGCACTGTTTCAAGGTACGActtgtttttcagtgtttgaaGGAAAAGGACAATGAAAGAGAGGGGAGTTGTAGGGACAGCATCATTCAGCAACACCTGCCTCTGTCTTCCCGAACCAGATCGTGTTAAGTCTCATCTATGCTCTGTACAGACACAGCTACAACGGAGCAGCCCCACCGGAAATCGTTGGGGGCATTGTAGCCAATAGTTAATGAGTGAAAAGTGAAACGACCATAAGACGGCAGGATGTCTTTGAGGAGTAAGTCTGCCAGTTGTAATAATCTACAGGCAGCTacgtgctgccctctagtgggtGTATTACGTACATCCACTAGAGCTATGTATTACATAGCTACCATGTCAACACATCCGTCAGGATGAATGAGCCTTAACTTGTGTGCTTTCGATTTGGATACTGCACCTTCACTTAAAAAAGCTCACTAAGTTCTATTGTTTACTTCACTTAAATCTCACTCTACCACCACCCTCATATCGTCTTGCTGcacccttctcctcctctctctcttcatgttacacaaacatacagggAATATTCAGCTTGTTACATTCCAACAGAATGCTCTTTTTTGGCATTTGTACAGTGAATTGTGTAAAACTGAGATTTGTAGCAAAGTTGCCCACACAGGCTGCTAATTCAAACAGCTCTTTAAGTACTGTTTCAGCAGGGGCACAGAGTACAACGCCCCTTTATTGCACTTATGTGTAAAGATGGGGGACGAGTGAGGGCATGGGGAATGAAAATTGCGGTAGTGAGAATAATCTAATTATGTTCAAGAATACAGATTATCTCTTCTCTGGGAAGAGCATCAGGaaccaaaacataaaaagaGCAAATAGAAAATACTTTCTCTTTAACCATGCACACAATCGTGCCAATACGCGGAACAAAGAGGGGGTGTTGTAATGTAACTGGGTCAGAGACATTCTTCTATCTGTGATCTCTTCTGTAAGGTCTCCAAGTGTTTGTGAATATGATCTATTAGATATAAACATGGTAAACGGTGGTGTTCAATATTCCCCAAACTTCAAGACATGTCCAttagcgcacacacacattcacgcctTTCTCATACCCACACCTCACACCACCAGGATCTTGACTTCATCCTGTTCGTCGGGCCGGTAGAAGAAGGGGATGCAGGGGTTCTCCCCTAGGAAGGGGGGGGATCTGAGCGCCCCCTGGGGGTTCTGGATCTCCTGGAGCAGCTGCATGATCTGTTGTGCAGTGCCGTCCTCGTTGGGTCCCAGGGGCTTGGAGTCGGTCTGGGCTGCTCTGGTCGAAAGTGCCTGGGAGGAGGTGGCTTCCAGGCCTTTGGTGGACTCTGAGAGAGGAATGACCTCAATGGCGTCTGTAGAGGGAACAAAGAAAACGAAATATCTCCAAGTGAAAAAGGGGGTGACACACAGGTTGAAGACACGGACGAAGATGCCAAGACAGTTGGCGGTGATTAGAGCTGATGACGGTGTCGGGGGGGCTGTAAATATGATCACCACGCCACTTCCTGCCTATGCCTGCTGCACCTCCAGCTCTGGCCTGTATAATtctgaggatttgttgctgtagAGAACGTGTGTAGAGAACCCCAAGCTGTGTTGagaatgtgtgaaaggcaaactgcaggtTAACTCCGTAGCCAATTCTCTGCATTTAACCCGGAGGCCATGTCTGAAACGGCTTAAGTCTGAATCCTTCTCTTTGGcagaaaaatgaagaaaactTAGAAAAGACATCTCAGCTCTTTGGCTGCATGTGGCTTGAGAGGACACATTTAACCTCCCGGCACCTTCCTTTACACACATCAATGGCAAACCGTTTATGTATTGATTAAGGATAAAATATCTGCATCATGACAGAACATTATCCTGGCTGTGCCTACCTGCTCCACTGACGGCATCAATCTCCATGTCTGTGTGCCCATGGTGCTCTTGATGAGTGTGATCCTCCCCAATAGGAAGCAGGTCGGGGTTCACCGTGCTTGTGCCAGCTACAGCTTCGGCGTAGCGGGTGTACCAATCATTCCGTTCCGCCACCAACCTCATCACCAGATCCTGCAGCTCCGCCAGCTTCACCTGATGCACAGTAGAGACACCGGCCTTTTAGTCTTTGAATGTTAGTAAGACAGAAAACTGAGCGATAAAATGCTTCAACACCAACAGAGAATGGGATGACACTGTACTGCGTTGATGATTATCTTAAATGTAAAGGTCACGATAACCGACCTTCATCTCTTCCTTGTCCTGGGCCAACATGCTGATGTAATGCTCCTTCTCCTGGTGTTTCTGCTTCATGATGGCTCGCTGATTCTGGTACAGGGCTATGTACTCCCCTGAAGGGACAAACAGAGCACGTCATTGCACCACTAACTGTTATGGTGGTGAAGAATTTGTGTCCCTTTCTGACCCTCTGTGCTGTTGTTCAGTCTCACCTATGGTGTCGGTCTCTCCAGACAACTGGATGCAGCgatgctccagctcctccacccgcTCCTTCAGGTCCACCTTCTCTTGCATGAGGGTCGTGAAACGATGCTGAAGCTTCTCCATGGCAACCTGCAGGGCCTGATGCACTTCAACTGGAACTCCTCCTTCTACGCCAGGGACAGAACAGAgtacacattatatatattgtatttacataaCCAGAAAGACTTGCACGTAGACCAACAATGTAGTCTTCCTCACCTGAATGCTCGTGACTGTGTTCACAGTGACTGTGTTGGCTATGAGTGTGATCGAGCTCATGATTATGGTCATGAGCAGTTTCGTGGCTGTGGTGTTGGTGTTCAAGGCTGATGGCCACAGCAGCCTGGTGACGGGCTGCCATGTGGAGTCGGTGCTCCTCCTCCAGTAGCCTCCTGGCctcgtccctctctccctccaagTGAATCAGAGCTCCACGGATGAATTCCTCCTGCAGGGTGACAGGAAGTGGTGATGAGGAAAGTGGGAGGAaaaaaaccatttaaaaaatatgttcttTATTTAAAGACCAATCGTCCTTTGAGGGTCAAAGGAGGAAGATAGAGGCAATCCAAGCTGAAATTGGGCGAGAGGCCGGgaaaacatacagagacaaatatctttggactgtgggaggaagccgagTACCAGGAGaaaatccacacagacacaggaacaACATGTAAACTCCGCAGAGAGACCCCCGGCCGGGACCAATAAATTCCTTAAGCATACCTCCATAAATATCCATCACCCTCCTTACCATTTCTTTCTGGCTTTCGAAGTCTTCTGGGATAACTATGGAGGAGGACATCTTTGGACTCTCCTGCAGGGACTGGCTTTCCACTCCATCACCTTAATGACATAATGACAAATTAAAGCTGTGAAGACTTTTATAGACAGCTGGACAGATATTGTTTCCCATTTCTTAAACATGTGATTCCAACCTGTAAAACTAATTGGTCAGATTTTAAATGTGAGATTGCAGCAATTATGACCATAATTATGACCATAATTGCTGCAACTGTAGATAGAGCACAGGTTAAAAACAGCTTGCCCTGCCTACAAGTGTAATTAAATCgaattaaagttgtaaaacgAGGGGTTACCTCTTTTAGGCAGTATGTGGTGACATCACCATCACTACatacagactaatagatctgttgAGGTAAAAAACACTCTTGTTACTCTTAAAGCCTTGGTAGAGTTAAATGGTAAGTCACAAACATGTGTAATTCCTTTTTATCgtaaccctttgatacacaacatgggtcaaaagtgacccggctcagttttattttttatatctttgcaGTGAAATAATCATCATTAACTATTTTAGGTATTGCCTAATTAATCCTTATTTAAATTGATCCTTTGTTACTAAGTTTACGCAAAGTTTGCTGAGTTTTCGAGTGTGTTCACACCGTCAAAAATGGGTTTTCCTgattaatcaaatgaaaagcAATAGGGCCTTCGGACTGTCTGTGCTCGGGCCTTGATTAAGGTAATTCTTACCTTGGTCTCTCGGTGACGTTGCAAGAGCTGAGCTGTGGAGAAGTTCCTTCACGTCAGACTTCAGCTGCTCATTGTCTCTGACCAACTGCTCCAAATGGTCCTATAGGGGGAGACAGGGAGTCATTTGAACAATGAAGAACGAACTGTTCgtaaaaatgataaattaattaaCAGTGACAGAAACAGGGTTTTTACAGCACACtcaaattaaattgattttGCGTTTGGAGATAAACCTATTCCTGAGTCACACACCTGCGTTTCTTTGAGCTGACAGTGACTGATCTCCAGCTGCACACGGCCCTGGCTTTCATCGTGCTGCAGCCGGTCCATAAGCTGGCACTGCTGCAGATACTGTCGGTGGACCTGTTCCCTCTCGGAGGCCAGGGTCTGGTAGCCGGCACAGTACTGCTGCAGGTGAGCCACCACCTGGTCCCTCTGCTCCATCAGACCCTGAGTCTCTTGATTTTTCGACtccagctggaggtggaggaatgGAGATGGAGATTAGAGCAAGAGGACAGAGATAATGACTATGTGATCAAGGCATTGTTTTTTATCTCTATAGACGTGGCAGAGAACATGTATAGAAAAGACAACTAACAACATACAAGGAAGCAAAGGGAAGTCAGCTGAAGTTCAAACTGTGACAAATGCAATTGAAAGTGGCATGTGACCATACCTCCTCCTTGACATTGTGCAGTTCCTCTTGCAGTTCACCCATCCTGCGAGCCAGCTCCTTTTTCACGTGTTGCTCTGACTGGATGGCAGTGGTCAGCTCCATGTTCTCATTAGTCTGtacaaacaaagacattttggCAAGTGTCCCACCCTTTGAGGTAACGCTGGTCATGAAGTTATGTAACACTTTGTTGCAGAGTCCCAGATAAAAACCTTTTCTATACAATAATTGAATACAAATTTTAGCGAGTCATTAGAAAAGGACTGATGGACAGCAAGATTTGCAGCCTCACCAGCTTGACAAAACCGTTCTGAAGCTCAGCCAGCTGGTCCTTCAGTGTCCGGTTCTGGGTGAGGGCGCGGCTAATAGTGGCCTTGTCTGACTGAACATCCTCCAACATGCGGCGACGGTCC
This genomic window contains:
- the golga2 gene encoding golgin subfamily A member 2 isoform X2 codes for the protein MADQSRQIKLAAAKKKLKEFQQKSSPASGGGEKGGGGGGGGGGGGGGSGAKKKRKGKGLNQYDAPTTDRNSPINLDSILKVFNQSNGVALPLNGNSQDYPDTNGNESLTEENRPLSSTESLRQLSQQLNGLVSESSAAYQNGDGAPILNEREMESRNQELAAALESSNLTNSQLNIQLDQLAKQSQELTDQLQKERKEFEQRCSKEQGAMREQLQVHIQTIGILVSEKSELQTALQYTQHAARQKTGEAEELNSRLQSTKQRVSELERTLSSVSAQQKQFEKHNKELEKERDNLRLEVFRLNNLNEESKQQSSELSERLKLTSQENGAMRLEVEDLRKRLEIGDLMMQQYSNQSDPSSANQQAQLLVEERQQLEIQNHQLMESIGQLKTERDCYAEQIQEEGRVWKDKTEQLLTQVSLVAEERDRNINRVQELEASITELKNAAALLSQEREAQGNAEPPSLGPSENEVALQERLDRLQQEKEALAEQYQAQLRDNKQLSRMCSEQEMRLGEMEQQVESRTQEGEDRRRMLEDVQSDKATISRALTQNRTLKDQLAELQNGFVKLTNENMELTTAIQSEQHVKKELARRMGELQEELHNVKEELESKNQETQGLMEQRDQVVAHLQQYCAGYQTLASEREQVHRQYLQQCQLMDRLQHDESQGRVQLEISHCQLKETQDHLEQLVRDNEQLKSDVKELLHSSALATSPRDQGDGVESQSLQESPKMSSSIVIPEDFESQKEMEEFIRGALIHLEGERDEARRLLEEEHRLHMAARHQAAVAISLEHQHHSHETAHDHNHELDHTHSQHSHCEHSHEHSEGGVPVEVHQALQVAMEKLQHRFTTLMQEKVDLKERVEELEHRCIQLSGETDTIGEYIALYQNQRAIMKQKHQEKEHYISMLAQDKEEMKVKLAELQDLVMRLVAERNDWYTRYAEAVAGTSTVNPDLLPIGEDHTHQEHHGHTDMEIDAVSGADAIEVIPLSESTKGLEATSSQALSTRAAQTDSKPLGPNEDGTAQQIMQLLQEIQNPQGALRSPPFLGENPCIPFFYRPDEQDEVKILVV
- the golga2 gene encoding golgin subfamily A member 2 isoform X3; the protein is MADQSRQIKLAAAKKKLKEFQQKSSPASGGGEKGGGGGGGGGGGGGGSGAKKKRKGKGLNQYDAPTTDRNSPINDYPDTNGNESLTEENRPLSSTESLRQLSQQLNGLVSESSAAYQNGDGAPILNEREMESRNQELAAALESSNLTNSQLNIQLDQLAKQSQELTDQLQKERKEFEQRCSKEQGAMREQLQVHIQTIGILVSEKSELQTALQYTQHAARQKTGEAEELNSRLQSTKQRVSELERTLSSVSAQQKQFEKHNKELEKERDNLRLEVFRLNNLNEESKQQSSELSERLKLTSQENGAMRLEVEDLRKRLEIGDLMMQQYSNQSDPSSANQQAQLLVEERQQLEIQNHQLMESIGQLKTERDCYAEQIQEEGRVWKDKTEQLLTQVSLVAEERDRNINRVQELEASITELKNAAALLSQEREAQGNAEPPSLGPSENEVALQERLDRLQQEKEALAEQYQAQLRDNKQLSRMCSEQEMRLGEMEQQVESRTQEGEDRRRMLEDVQSDKATISRALTQNRTLKDQLAELQNGFVKLTNENMELTTAIQSEQHVKKELARRMGELQEELHNVKEELESKNQETQGLMEQRDQVVAHLQQYCAGYQTLASEREQVHRQYLQQCQLMDRLQHDESQGRVQLEISHCQLKETQDHLEQLVRDNEQLKSDVKELLHSSALATSPRDQGDGVESQSLQESPKMSSSIVIPEDFESQKEMEEFIRGALIHLEGERDEARRLLEEEHRLHMAARHQAAVAISLEHQHHSHETAHDHNHELDHTHSQHSHCEHSHEHSEGGVPVEVHQALQVAMEKLQHRFTTLMQEKVDLKERVEELEHRCIQLSGETDTIGEYIALYQNQRAIMKQKHQEKEHYISMLAQDKEEMKVKLAELQDLVMRLVAERNDWYTRYAEAVAGTSTVNPDLLPIGEDHTHQEHHGHTDMEIDAVSGADAIEVIPLSESTKGLEATSSQALSTRAAQTDSKPLGPNEDGTAQQIMQLLQEIQNPQGALRSPPFLGENPCIPFFYRPDEQDEVKILVV